A genome region from Paramisgurnus dabryanus chromosome 12, PD_genome_1.1, whole genome shotgun sequence includes the following:
- the prrc2c gene encoding protein PRRC2C, whose protein sequence is MSEKSGQSTKAKDGKTKYATLSLFNTYKGKSLETQKTAVAARHGLQSLGKVAASRRMPPPANLPSLKAENKGNDPNVSIVPKDGSGWASRQDQPGDERQQETPPPQPKPIVTQTSDAPVGGSRSWANSKQPGQIDGAPRMSSQFHHEFPSLQAAGEVEKTAEQEDEPYGPGPSLRPQNVGSWREGGGRNLNVVPSPSEADSKPSEESGVGRGTPSPSGDSDEANKPSAGESREKRDARDRLPPAGPQHKLNGGQQPPGGMSSQFHAQFRSMMPPYMFNAYPRGPFPPVQGNFRYPGQQEMSKGLRPGVRPSKPSSQQWQQGPDRPSIVSATELKELDNLDTEADEGWAGAQMEVDYTEKLNFSDDEENHTPKDKGDNWDWMVKVDRMRARNADAQEGWKEVAEERSDSKSSWVENVDPRAPSPGNIGHYTKMAPSQDQQGHTVRSMGSGGPRVTKPPTGAPPTGEEEIEAWRQKRKKQSELSEAVERARRRREEEERRMEEQRLAACKEKLKQLEEKQRPPTTTETTKPTVQARSEHQEVTETVPKLSAETPPPQPPPPSAQQPCPPMPTHERTEPSVEEVPQFVTRQPSPPVHRTAPEPQIKVDTAVTEEVHRQVERQPMRDYFSAEESRVEEPQISLSRLDHCVTEDAPLPQLDNEGDMGAAVRPSVTSGYSKQFQKSLPPRFLRQQEQLKQQQWQQQQQQQQQQQQQGGGGGPVSPSGGSVPPQHRSLYQPIGPHHQHLASMGFDPRWIMMQSYMDPRIMSGRPPIDMPPMHPGRMPPKQLVRREPTDNSSSGSDSFDHLTRPIREHGVPSEPRMVWGSDPYPQTESLSSSAAAKGREEGKESRLDAGLELDRGLSGVYSQDHSPLEPHGKSDFFRDSSEPLSAFSHVTEDVPSLLQTDRAPVISSFEPEEVPLSSSEEVDAIGQAVLKRSVSQGSSHSLKLDEPRFESLTIAQKKSLDFPDPVERPEDKSRKETFGQGSVINNRSTPPVSNDGMHKTDKLILPAPNKQKSEMRWGPRGSGGGRREGPGGERPVRRSGPIKKPVLRDMKEEREQRREKEEQHGRGEHSRKEGGAAKGATSAAKLMSDGAKPSGEGKKGAVEAEAGATTVGAKSRDQETTASSAATAGADEKVDKPVSSDKRPEPKLPSRKESNLPPRSYRREERERERERDRDRERDREMERDKDWPSDANFKGRGRGEYYSRGRSYRGSYGGRGRGSRGRSRGDHPYREPRSRHDLPLSAPGGAAAFRCREESETRSESSDLEVLPKRRRRRGSDTDSESEGRESASDTGASDREPSTKPSRPIRRELPESRPSKPASGFSAGHFSEKSGPRDEEGRPKPGFLLKGEASRRGRGGLHGRRGGGRERGSHRSAPFRRAPVKEGTQWPSKPMETFRPEEADTSRTDSTPSERRHTKYDNKKMGEAGQNVRERPRRPRAARPPRQDKPPRFRRLKEREAAVVSGDVTPNVSGPTSVSPTLSKAPGTHVRLPEGMSDANTASFTPDVTPELPVSEVVLPEARVTTIVAAGSKSPDLSNQNSSDQANEEWETASESSDFNERREREDRKQLEAAVTATASSSSAPAQICGPQGKLSTEGVAIQKRESVAAAKRSFSSQRPVDRQNRRGNSGPKPGRGYGGGKGERRGGSGAKSGRRGAPMQNNEVTQIGTGQKTGKESASSRRREEAKQAVKKPKEKENALSQFDLNNYASVVIIDDHPEVTTLEDSQSNMNDDGFTEVVSRKQQKRLQDEERRKKEEQTAQNWSKKGSGEKGRGGGGSKLPPRFAKKQQQQQGMAAGQQQQPSAPAAPTQSVPQQPQPQPAISVSQHNLSTSNQSTSSPQPLEGAVAPLAPAPVDFPPKSQTHNTLGTELWENKVAGSTVLSDVKKLGPISPPQPPSVSAWNKPLTSFTGTVSPEGVKAGTESGVELGMDSIQFGAPSSSGSTDSDGVPTLLEKTSDNKLPEPKEQRQKQPRAGPVKPQKLPEIPPPEHKEYKPGPIGKERSLKNRKAAKDVRQSDGEGLDKSGAGSGRDRDSSSPTKDKVPELGGDIEGMITAPSAEYSSSSKESVTDYTIPSSSLADNVPTAGTKMEESLVAPVALPHSLPLPRREALQQGSGLTNVSPATVDLTLKMESARKAWENSPSLVEKSSPVTSSASPITSGGGAGSAPFNSFSSASVPQIPVASVTPSTSLSGSATYTTSSLSTKSTSASDPPNICKVKPQQLQSSGMSSSNFSQLGCAPSLLPQQQTPQVFVSQSAAGSAAQIPAFYMDTSHLFSTPHPRLAPQSLAQQQGYQPGLSQPTAVQQIPIPIYAPMQGQHQHQAQLGLNTGPPVSQPQDLFSSSLQPYSSSLHRSQQAFMQNSLSQTSPMMLSGTPLHSYPGVQPPDLGKPQSNLAFQQTSNTQHIPILFEPQLNQPSGMGGSQLIDTHLLQRQGMSQHSNLYSGPAAVQQQNSYYSSTQSASSALQLGPVPGSQLSLPNFGSGGGQPLLALPQSLPPTPPQAQGPNLNRQPPSNQPYRGLIGQNTHSMMQPSNKMCEMDLKLFSGGMDLKPGTPPVSARSTTPTSSPYRASSTSPSSQSSKMNSMLYPKQFQSASAGMRIAQHFPGQFNPQMLSQANMVSPLVRPTHANSYPGAVQRSPMGPPMSPNLTGGLMPHPRPQHPPPQHPSRGPSGPPLAPRGTQAALKAEQDLKAKQRAEVLQSTHKFFSEQQQLKAPVSKSIRMEVTGKPTDSITSNHQGAPPDRAESDKPATLATTKPIRTGPIKPQAIKPEESK, encoded by the exons ATGTCCGAGAAGTCAGGGCAGAGCACCAAGGCAAAGGATGGCAAGACCAAGTATGCAACCCTTAGCCTCTTCAACACATACAAGGGCAAGTCTCTGGAGACCCAGAAAACTGCAG TTGCCGCCAGACATGGGCTCCAAAGTTTGGGCAAAGTTGCGGCCAGTCGGCGCATGCCCCCTCCGGCCAATTTGCCCAGCCTAAAAGCAGAAAACAAAGGCAACGACCCCAACGTCAGCATCGTACCCAAGGACGGCAGTGGGTGGGCCTCCAGACAGGATCAGCCAGGAGACGAACG GCAACAAGAGACCCCTCCACCACAGCCCAAGCCAATTGTGACCCAGACCTCCGATGCCCCTGTCGGAGGCAGCCGCTCCTGGGCCAACAGCAAGCAGCCTGGGCAAATAGACG GAGctcctcggatgagcagtcagtTCCATCATGAGTTTCCGAGTTTGCAGGCAGCGGGTGAGGTCGAAAAAACAGCCGAGCAGGAAGATGAGCCCTATGGACCGGGCCCAAGCCTCAGGCCTCAGA ATGTGGGAAGCTGGCGAGAAGGTGGAGGCAGAAACTTAAATGTTGTTCCCAGTCCCTCAGAGGCAGACAGTAAGCCCTCTGAGGAGTCAGGAGTGGGTCGAGGCACACCATCTCCCTCAGGGGACTCTGATGAGGCAAACAAACCCTCTGCTGGGGAGAGCAGAGAAAAGCGAGATGCCAGAGACCGTCTCCCACCTGCTGGTCCTCAGCATAAACTGAATGGTGGGCAGCAGCCACCAGGAGGCATGTCATCACAGTTCCATGCCCAGTTTAGGAGCATGATGCCACCATAT ATGTTCAATGCTTACCCTCGTGGGCCCTTTCCACCTGTACAAGGCAATTTTAGATACCCTGGACAACAGGAAATGTCCAA GGGTCTGCGGCCTGGTGTTAGACCATCAAAACCTTCCTCTCAGCAATGGCAACAGGGCCCAGACCGACCATCAATCGTTAGTGCCACTGAATTAAAAGAGCTAGACAATCTGGacacggaggcagatgaaggctGGGCAG GTGCCCAAATGGAAGTTGACTATACTGAGAAATTAAACTTTAGTGATGATGAGGAGAACCACACGCCTAAAGATAAAGGAGATAACTG GGATTGGATGGTTAAAGTGGATCGTATGCGGGCAAGAAATGCTGATGCCCAGGAGGGATGGAAAGAAGTAGCAGAAGAAAGATCTGACAGCAAAAGCTCATGGGTAGAGAATGTAGACCCCAGGGCACCCTCCCCTGGCAATATTGGCCATTATACCAAGATGGCACCTTCGCAGGACCAACAG GGACATACAGTGCGTTCTATGGGAAGTGGTGGCCCTCGTGTTACAAAGCCACCAACTGGAGCACCCCCTACTGGTGAGGAGGAAATAGAGGCATGGCGACAAAAACGAAAGAAGCAGTCAGAGCTTTCAGAAGCAGTTGAACGTGCTCGCAGACGACGTGAGGAGGAGGAACGCCGCATGGAGGAACAGAGACTTGCCGCATGCAAAGAGAAACTTAAGCAGCTCGAGGAGAAACAACGACCTCCTACGACTACAGAAACTACTAAACCAACTGTGCAAGCTCGCAGTGAACACCAGGAAGTGACTGAAACTGTGCCTAAACTATCTGCTGAAACTCCTCCACCTCAGCCCCCACCTCCCTCTGCACAGCAACCATGTCCCCCTATGCCAACCCATGAAAGGACAGAGCCCAGTGTGGAGGAGGTGCCCCAGTTTGTTACCCGGCAGCCTAGCCCTCCAGTCCACAGGACTGCACCGGAGCCCCAGATCAAGGTTGATACTGCTGTAACTGAGGAGGTGCATAGACAGGTGGAGAGACAACCAATGAGAGACTACTTCAGTGCTGAGGAATCCAGAG TTGAGGAGCCTCAGATCTCTTTGTCCAGATTGGATCACTGTGTTACTGAAGATGCACCTCTTCCACAACTGGATAATGAAGGAGATATGGGAGCTGCTGTTCGTCCTTCAGTAACCTCTGGATATTCAAAACAGTTCCAGAAGTCTTTGCCACCCAGATTTCTCAGACAACAG GAACAGCTCAAACAACAACAGTGgcagcagcagcaacaacagcagcagcagcagcagcagcagggTGGTGGAGGTGGTCCAGTCTCTCCCTCAGGAGGTTCTGTTCCCCCTCAGCACAGATCCCTTTACCAACCTATTGGCCCCCACCACCAACACCTTGCCTCGATGGGCTTTGACCCACGCTGGATAATGATGCAATCATACATGGACCCGCGTATTATGTCTGGACGGCCACCAATAGACATGCCTCCTATGCACCCTG GGAGAATGCCTCCAAAGCAACTGGTACGACGAGAGCCCACAGACAACAGCAGCTCTGGATCAGACTCATTTGATCATCTAACCCGACCGATCAGAGAACATGGAGTTCCGAGTGAGCCTCGAATGGTCTGGGGTTCTGACCCTTATCCCCAGACAGAGTCTTTGTCCTCATCTGCTGCTGCTAAAGGACGAGAAGAAGGAAAGGAGTCAAG ATTGGATGCTGGTCTAGAGCTGGACAGAGGACTTTCAGGTGTCTATTCCCAGGACCATAGCCCACTGGAGCCCCATGGCAAAAGCGACTTCTTTAGGGATTCATCTGAGCCCTTGTCGGCATTTAGTCATGTTACTGAGGATGTACCGAGTTTACTACAGACCGATAGAGCTCCAGTCATCTCTTCATTTGAGCCAGAGGAGGTTCCCCTCTCTTCTTCAGAGGAGGTGGATGCCATTGGTCAAGCTGTGCTGAAAAGGAGTGTATCTCAAGGCTCTAGTCATTCTCTGAAACTGGATGAGCCTAGATTTGAAAGTCTTACCATAGCACAGAAAAAATCACTGGATTTTCCTGATCCAGTGGAAAGGCCAGAGGACAAATCCCGAAAAGAAACATTTGGGCAAGGGTCTGTGATTAACAACCGTTCAACCCCACCTGTGTCTAATGATGGTATGCATAAAACGGACAAGCTGATCTTACCTGCACCCAACAAACAGAAGTCTGAGATGCGCTGGGGGCCTCGTGGGTCAGGGGGCGGAAGAAGAGAGGGACCCGGAGGTGAGCGTCCTGTTAGGAGATCTGGACCTATTAAGAAGCCTGTTCTGCGGGACATGAAGGAAGAGAGAGAACAAAGGAGAGAGAAAGAAGAGCAGCATGGACGCGGGGAGCATTCGAGAAAAGAGGGTGGAGCTGCCAAAGGTGCTACTTCAGCTGCTAAACTTATGTCAGATGGAGCAAAGCCCTCTGGAGAGGGAAAGAAGGGAGCGGTTGAAGCTGAGGCAGGAGCAACTACTGTTGGGGCAAAATCCAGAGATCAGGAGACAACAGCGAGTTCTGCAGCAACAGCTGGTGCAGATGAAAAGGTAGATAAGCCTGTTTCAAGTGACAAACGCCCTGAACCCAAACTACCATCACGCAAGGAGTCCAACCTTCCTCCTAGATCTTACCGCAGGGaggaaagagagcgagagagagaacgTGACCGAGACAGAGAGAGGGATAGAGAAATGGAAAGAGATAAGGACTGGCCATCCGATGCCAATTTTAAAGGCCGTGGCAGAGGAGAGTACTATTCCCGTGGCCGGAGTTACAGAGGCAGCTATGGTGGAAGAGGCAGAGGTAGTCGTGGCCGGAGTCGAGGGGATCACCCGTACAGAGAGCCACGGTCACGGCATGATTTGCCATTAAGTGCCCCGGGTGGTGCTGCTGCTTTCCGTTGCCGAGAAGAAAGTGAAACACGGAGTGAGAGTTCAGACCTTGAAGTCTTACCCAAGCGCAGACGCAGGCGAGGCTCAGACACAGACTCTGAAAGCGAAGGCAGAGAATCTGCCAGCGACACCGGAGCTTCAGACCGTGAGCCTAGCACCAAACCTAGCAGGCCGATCCGACGTGAACTGCCAGAATCCCGCCCCTCTAAACCTGCCTCAGGATTTTCGGCTGgacatttttcagaaaaatcAGGACCTCGGGATGAGGAGGGGCGGCCAAAGCCGGGTTTTCTGTTAAAGGGTGAGGCTTCGCGACGGGGCAGGGGTGGCTTGCACGGCAGGAGAGGAGGTGGTAGAGAACGAGGCAGCCACAGATCTGCTCCTTTTCGTCGGGCCCCTGTCAAAGAGGGCACTCAGTGGCCCTCCAAACCTATGGAGACCTTCCGGCCAGAGGAAGCAGATACCTCGCGCACCGACAGCACACCCTCGGAACGACGTCACACCAAATATGACAACAAGAAAATGGGAGAGGCCGGacaaaatgtcagagagagaccACGGAGACCACGAGCAGCACGCCCTCCCAGACAGGATAAACCCCCACGATTTCGAAGACTTAAGGAACGTGAGGCAGCAGTCGTCTCTGGAGACGTTACACCTAACGTGTCAGGACCTACATCTGTCTCGCCAACATTGTCCAAAGCTCCTGGAACTCATGTTAGGTTGCCTGAAGGAATGTCCGATGCCAACACAGCATCTTTCACTCCTGATGTGACTCCGGAGCTCCCTGTCTCTGAGGTGGTACTTCCTGAAGCGCGAGTCACCACGATAGTTGCTGCTGGCAGCAAATCCCCTGATTTGTCCAATCAGAACTCTTCTGACCAGGCTAATGAGGAGTGGGAGACGGCCTCTGAGAGCAGTGACTTCAATGAACGGCGAGAGCGAGAGGACAGAAAGCAACTCGAAGCAGCTGTGACCGCAACCGCGTCCAGTTCCTCTGCACCTGCACAGATTTGTGGGCCACAGGGCAAGTTATCTACAGAAGGTGTGGCTATCCAAAAAAGAGAATCGGTTGCAGCAGCCAAAAGGAGCTTTTCCAGTCAGCGGCCTGTGGATCGGCAGAACCGACGGGGAAATAGCGGGCCTAAACCAGGTCGAGGATATGGTGGAGGCAAGGGTGAGAGAAGGGGAGGATCTGGAGCCAAATCTGGACGCAGAGG GGCTCCTATGCAGAATAATGAGGTGACTCAGATCGGTACAGGTCAGAAGACTGGGAAAGAATCGGCATCCAGCCGCAGGCGAGAAGAAGCAAAGCAAGCTGTCAAAAAACCCAAAGAGAAGGAAAACGCTCTGTCTCAGTTTGATCTCAACAACTATGCCA GTGTGGTGATCATTGATGACCATCCAGAAGTCACAACACTGGAGGATTCTCAGTCGAATATGAACGACGATGGGTTCACCGAGGTTGTTTCACGAAAACAGCAGAAACGTCTTCAGGATGAGGAAAGAAGGAAGAAAGAAGAGCAAACTGCTCAG AACTGGTCTAAAAAGGGCTCTGGAGAGAAGGGTCGAGGAGGCGGTGGTTCGAAACTGCCTCCACGTTTTGCCAagaagcagcagcagcagcaaggAATGGCAGCAGGGCAGCAGCAGCAACCTTCAGCCCCCGCTGCACCGACCCAGTCAGTACCCCAGCAGCCTCAACCACAGCCAGCCATCTCTGTGTCACAGCACAATCTGTCCACATCCAATCAGAGCACCAGCTCACCCCAACCGCTAGAGGGTGCTGTAGCACCTCTGGCCCCCGCACCTGTAGACTTTCCTCCAAAGAGCCAGACCCACAACACACTCGGTACTGAACTGTGGGAGAACAAGGTGGCTGGCTCCACCGTTCTCTCTGATGTGAAGAAAC tTGGACCTATCAGCCCTCCCCAGCCTCCCTCTGTTAGTGCCTGGAACAAACCTCTCACTTCATTTACGGGGACCGTTTCACCTGAG ggTGTAAAAGCGGGCACAGAAAGTGGGGTTGAGCTGGGCATGGACAGTATCCAGTTCGGTGCTCCATCTTCATCAGGCAGCACTGATAGTGACGGTGTGCCCACCTTGCTGGAGAAAACCTCTGACAATAAACTACCTGAACCCAAAGAGCAGAGGCAGAAGCAGCCTCGTGCTGGACCTGTCAAACCTCAGAAG CTGCCTGAAATCCCTCCTCCAGAACACAAGGAATACAAACCTGGTCCCATTGGTAAAGAGCGTTCTCTCAAGAACCGCAAAGCTGCTAAAGACGTGCGCCAGTCCGACGGAGAGGGGCTGGATAAAAGTGGAGCTGGAAGCGGTAGAGACAGAGACTCAAGCTCACCCACTAAAGACAAGGTTCCTGAGCTGGGTGGAGACATTGAGGGCATGATCACTGCTCCATCAGCTGAATACTCTAGCAGCTCAAAG gaATCGGTGACTGACTACACAATCCCTTCCTCCTCATTGGCTGACAATGTCCCCACTGCAGGGACCAAAATGGAGGAGAGCCTGGTGGCACCT GTGGCACTTCCTCATTCATTGCCTCTTCCACGAAGAGAAGCACTACAGCAGGGTTCTGGCCTCACCAATGTCTCTCCCGCTACCGTTGACCTCACGCTTAAA ATGGAGTCGGCGCGTAAGGCATGGGAAAACTCTCCCAGTTTAGTAGAGAAGAGCTCTCCCGTCACCTCCTCTGCCTCCCCCATCACAAGTGGAGGAGGAGCAGGCAGTGCCCCCTTCAACTCCTTCTCCAGTGCGTCTGTGCCTCAGATACCTGTGGCCTCTGTTACTCCCAGCACCTCCCTATCAG GATCTGCAACCTACACAACGTCGTCTCTCAGTACAAAGAGCACGTCAGCGTCTGACCCTCCCAACATCTGTAAAGTAAAGCCACAGCAGTTGCAGAGTTCAGGAATGTCCAGTAGTAACTTCTCGCAGCTGGGCTGTGCACCCTCTCTCTTACCACAGCAGCAGACCCCACAAGTGTTCGTATCCCAGTCTGCAGCAG GTTCTGCAGCCCAAATCCCAGCCTTCTACATGGATACCAGTCACTTGTTCAGTACTCCCCACCCTCGCCTGGCTCCTCAGTCTTTAGCCCAGCAACAAGGATATCAGCCTGGACTCTCACAG CCAACAGCAGTGCAGCAGATCCCCATTCCCATCTACGCTCCCATGCAGGGGCAACACCAGCACCAGGCCCAGCTGGGTCTGAACACTGGACCTCCTGTGTCTCAACCTCAAGACCTCTTCAGTTCATCCTTACAGCCCTACAG TTCCTCTCTTCATAGGTCACAGCAGGCGTTCATGCAGAATAGTCTCTCCCAGACatcccccatgatgctgtctgGGACACCGCTTCACAGTTACCCTGGTGTTCAACCCCCAGATCTGGGCAAGCCTCAATCCAACCTGGCTTTTCAGCAGACCTCAAACACTCAACATATCCCCATCCTGTTTGAACCTCAGCTAAACCAGCCGTCCGGCATGGGAGGATCACAGCTGATAGACACGCACCTGCTGCAG CGTCAGGGAATGAGTCAGCACTCAAATCTGTACTCGGGACCAGCGGCGGTCCAGCAGCAGAACAGCTATTACAGCTCAACGCAGAGTGCCAGTTCTGCCCTGCAGCTGGGGCCCGTTCCAGGTTCGCAGTTGTCTTTGCCCAACTTCGGCTCTGGTGGTGGTCAGCCTCTCTTGGCTTTGCCCCAGTCCCTGCCTCCAACCCCTCCCCAAGCCCAGGGCCCCAACCTCAACCGCCAGCCTCCGAGCAATCAGCCCTACCGCGGCCTTATTGGTCAGAATACACACAGCATGATGCAGCCTTCCAATAAG ATGTGTGAGATGGATCTAAAACTCTTTAGTGGTGGAATGGATCTCAAACCTGGAACTCCACCTGTCAGCGCAAGAAGCACTACTCCCACCTCTAGCCCTTATAG GGCAAGTTCAACAAGTCCCAGCAGTCAGTCTAGCAAGATGAACAGCATGCTGTATCCCAAACAGTTTCAGTCTGCATCTGCGGGAATGCGCATTGCCCAGCACTTCCCAGGACAGTTCAACCCACAG ATGTTGTCTCAGGCCAACATGGTGTCTCCACTGGTGCGTCCAACCCATGCAAACTCCTATCCTGGAGCAGTGCAGCGTTCACCCATGGGTCCCCCTATGTCCCCTAACCTGACTGGAGGTCTGATGCCCCACCCTAGACCCCAACACCCTCCACCTCAACACCCTTCACGTGGACCCTCTGGCCCCCCTTTAGCTCCCCGGGGCACACAGGCTGCACTGAAAGCAGAACAGGACCTTAAG GCTAAACAGAGAGCTGAGGTTTTGCAGTCCACCCACAAGTTCTTCTCCGAGCAACAGCAACTGAAGGCTCCAGTCAGCAAGTCCATTCGGATGGAAGTGACAGGCAAACCTACCGACAGCATCACATCGAATCACCAGGGGGCGCCACCCGACCGCGCAGAATCTGACAAACCTGCAACCCTAGCGACAACCAAACCTATCCGGACGGGTCCAATCAAACCACAGGCCATCAAACCAGAGGAGAGCAAATAG